In Comamonas koreensis, the genomic stretch GACCTTCTTCTCGGCCAGTTGCTGCTCGAGCTGGAGCAGGAACTTGTCGACCACACGCAGAATGACCTGTTCGTCGAGCGGCTTGAAGCTGACGATGGCATCCAGCCGGTTGCGGAACTCGGGCGTGAACAGGCGCTTGATGTCGCCCATCTCGTCGCCCGCCGCACGCGGGTTGGTAAAGCCAATGACGGCCTTGTTCATCGTCTCGGCGCCCGCATTGGTGGTCATGATGATGATCACATTGCGGAAGTCGGCCTTGCGTCCATTGTTATCGGTCAAGGTGCCGTGGTCCATCACCTGCAGCAGCACATTGAAGATATCCGGATGCGCCTTCTCGATTTCGTCGAGCAGCAGCACCGCATGGGGCTTCTTGGTCACCGCCTCGGTCAGCAGGCCGCCCTGGTCGAAACCGACATAGCCCGGAGGCGCACCGATCAGGCGCGAAACCGCATGGCGCTCCATGTACTCGGACATGTCAAAGCGGATCAGGTCGATGCCCAGGATGTAGGCCAGCTGCTTGGCCGCTTCGGTCTTGCCCACACCCGTGGGGCCCGAGAACAGGAACGAACCAATCGGTTTGTCGACCTTGCCCAGGCCAGAGCGCGCCATCTTGACGGCCGAGGATAGCACTTCGAGCGCCTTGTCCTGGCCAAAGACCACGCTTCGCAGGTCACGCTCCAGGGTCTGCAGCTTGCCGCGGTCGTCATTGCTGACGTTGGCCGGCGGAATGCGGGCAATCTTGGCGACGATCTCTTCGATCTCGGTCTTGCCGATGGTTTTCTTGCGCTTCGAGGGCGCCAGAATGCGCTGCGCGGCACCAGCCTCATCGATCACATCGATCGCCTTGTCGGGCAGATGGCGGTCATTGATGAACTTGGCCGACAGCTCAGCGGCTGCCTGCAAAGCGGCCACCGCGTACTTGACGTTGTGGTGCTCTTCGAAGCGCGACTTCAGGCCCTTCAGAATATCGATGGTTTCGGGCACGGTCGGCTCGACCACATCGACCTTCTGGAAGCGGCGAGAGAGCGCTGCATCTTTTTCGAAGATGCCGCGGTACTCGGTGAACGTGGTTGCGCCAATGCACTTGAGCTGGCCGCTCGACAGCGCCGGCTTGAGCAGGTTGGACGCATCCAGCGTGCCGCCCGAGGCCGCACCGGCACCGATCAGGGTGTGGATCTCGTCAATGAACAAGATCGCATGGGGCTTGTCCTTCAAGGCCTTGAGCACGCCTTTCAGACGCTGCTCAAAATCACCGCGGTACTTGGTGCCCGCCAACAGCGAGCCCATGTCCAGCGAGTAGACCGTGGCCTCGGCCAGCACTTCGGGCACATCTTCTTGCGTGATGCGCCATGCCAGGCCCTCGGCAATCGCCGTCTTGCCCACGCCGGCCTCACCCACCAGCAGCGGGTTGTTCTTGCGGCGGCGGCACAGGATCTGGATCGTGCGCTCGACCTCGTACTGGCGGCCGATCAGCGGATCGATCTTGCCGTCCTTGGCCTGCTGGTTCAGGTTGACGGTGAATTGCTCCAGCGGCGAGGCCTTTTCAGCGCGCTCGGCGCTGTTGCTGCCCACCTCTTCCGCATCCGAGCTGGACTCGGACTTGGGCAGCTCGGGCGTGTCGTTCTTCTTGATGCCATGGGCGATGTAGTTGACCACATCGAGGCGCGTGACGCCCTGCTGGTGCAGGTAGTACACGGCATGCGAGTCCTTTTCGCCAAAAATGGCCACCAGCACATTAGCGCCGGTCACTTCCTTCTTGCCATTGCCGGTGCTTTGCACATGCATGATGGCGCGCTGGATCACGCGCTGGAAACCCAAGGTAGGCTGGGTGTCCACTTCGTCTTCACCGGCCACCTGCGGGGCATTGTCCTTGATGAAATTGGTCAGCGACGCGCGCAGATCGTCGATATTGGCAGAGCATGCGCGCAACACCTCGGAAGCACTCGGGTTGTCCAGCAAGGCCAGCAGCAAATGCTCCACGGTGATGAATTCATGGCGCTGCTGCCTGGCTTCGACAAAAGCCATGTGCAAGCTGACTTCCAGTTCCTGAGCAATCATTTGAAACTCCTTTATTGCTTGCCAAATACACTCAACTTGCTTCTAGATGAGGACCAGATTCCGTTATTCAACAGGCTCCGATACGGCTTGAAGCGGGTGACCCGCTCCGTTGGCGGCATCCATCACCTGCGCCACCTTGGTTTCGGCGATTTCATGCGAGTACACCCCGCAGACACCTTTCCCATCCAGGTGGATCTTCAGCATGATCTGCGTGGCCGCCTCCCGGCTCTTGCCAAAAAAATGCTGCAGTACCTCAATCACAAACTCCATCGGCGTGAAATCATCGTTGAGCATGACCACCTGGTACATCTTCGGTGGCTCCACCCGCTGGGCGATGCGCTCGACCACCAGCGCCCCGCCGCCGTCCTCCGGGGGCTGGGGCGTTGCAGGCAGATTCGGCGAGGGAGGAACAACAGGTTTCGTGGCCATTGAGATCATTCTATAAGGCTAAATTTCCACATGGACAAAGATGGTGATGCTTTTATGAACTTCAATACGGCGGCACCAGCAACCGCTGGTCCAGCCGTTTTTCAGCCCGGGCACAATTGCTCTTAGGCCATGCTTTCGTAAACGATTTTGATGGCTTCGTGGCCCGCTTCCTGGGACCAGGCCGCCATGGCCTGGTCGCTGGGGAAAAAGCGTGCGGCGTCGCCCAGGTTGAGTTCCACCCCGGCCCGCGCCTGGCCCTGGCCGCAGACGACGCCCAGGCGAATCTTGAGGCCGTGGCGCAGCACGCCCTCGTCGGTGTGCTCCTCGACAGCGGGAAACTCCTGAATCAGCCGCGCAACATCGGGCTGGTGGCGGTCGGTGTTGACCAGCAGATAGCGGCCAAAACGGGCACGCGCATCGGCCAGGCCCCAGACATGCTGCGCCTTAGCGCGCAGCCCGCCGCTGAAGTGGTCCTGCCCGATACGGGCGCTCAGAATGACGAATTCATCGTCCTTGAGCTGCTCCTTGTGGCGGTTCCAGGTGGCCTCATCCAGCGATCCCTCGATGACACCGGACTTGTCGTCGATCTTGAACAGCACCAGCTTGCCGCGCTGGCCGTTGATGACGCGCATGTCGCTGATGATGCCCGCCACCGTCTGGGGCTCGCGGCTGTCCTTGAGCTGGGAGATGGGGGTGCGCACAAACTGGCGCACCTCCAGCTCCACCTCGTCAAACAAATGGCCCGAGAGGTAGAAACCGATGGCGGTCTTCTCCTGCACCAGGCGCTCCTTGATGCCCCAGGGCAGCACATCGGCCAGTGGCGGCTCCTGCGTGCTCGAGCCCACGGCGTCATCGCCCATCATGTCAAACAGGCCGCCCTGGTTGGCGTTGGCATGGGTGGTGGCGGCAAATTCAAAGGCTACGTCGACCGATTCGATCAGCGCGCGGCGGTTGAGCTGGATGCTGTCAAAGGCACCGCCCTTGATCAGCGCCTCGACCGTGCGCTTGTTGAGCTTGCTGCGGTCCACGCGCAGGCAGAAGTCGAACAGGCTCTTGAACGGGCCCTTGGTATCGCCCTGCGGCCCTGTGCCCTTACCTTCGCGCGCAGCCACAATGGCCTCGATGGCGGCCTGGCCAGTGCCCTTGATGGCGCCCAGCCCATAGCGGATCACCTTGTCGGTCACCGGCTCGAAGCGGTGGTGGCCCCGGTTCACATCGGGCATCTCAAAGGTCACGCCCATTTTCAGCGCGTCCTCGTACAGCACCTTGAGCTTGTCGGTGTTGTCCATTTCCACGGTCATATTGCCGCAGTAGAACTCGGCCGTGTAGTGCACCTTGAGCCAGCCGGTATGGTAGGCCAGCAGCGAGTAGGCCGCGGCGTGCGACTTGTTGAAGCCGTAGCCGGCAAACTTCTCCATCAAATCGAACACTTCGTCGGCCTTGGCCTCGTCGATGCCGATCTTGGAGGCCCCTTCGCGGAAGGTGGCGCGGTGCTGCACCATCTCCTCGACCTTTTTCTTGCCCATCGCGCGGCGCAGCAAGTCGGCGCCGCCCAGGCTGTAGCCGCCCAGCACCTGGGCGGTCTGCATCACCTGCTCCTGGTAGACCATGATGCCGTAGGTCTCGGACAGCACCTTCTCGACCAGCGGATGCGGGTACTCCACCACTTCCTTGCCGTGCTTGCGCGCCACAAAGCTGGGGATCAGGTCCATCGGGCCCGGCCGGTAGAGCGCGTTCAGCGCGATCAGGTCTTCCAGGCGGCTGGGCTTGGCTTCCTTGAGCATCTGCTGCATGCCGCGCGATTCAAACTGGAACACGGCTTCGGTCTTGCCGGCCGAAAAGAGCTGGTAGGTGCGGGCGTCGTCGAGCGGAATCTCTTCGAACTTGAAGTTCTCCTGCCCCTTGTGGCGCTTGATGATGAATTCGCGCGCGATCTCCAGAATCGTCAAGGTCGCCAGGCCCAAGAAGTCGAACTTGACCAGGCCCACGGCCTCGACGTCGTCCTTGTCATACATGGCCACCGCCGAGGTGCTGCCCGGCTGCTGGTAGAGCGGGCAAAAATCGGTCAGCTTGCCCGGCGCAATCACCACGCCCCCTGCGTGCATGCCGATGTTGCGGGTCATGCCTTCGAGCTTCTGGGCCATCTCGATCAGGGTCTTGACGTCCTCTTCCTTCTCGATGCGCTCGGCCAGGATCGGCTCTTCCTTGATCGCATAGGTGTACTTGTCGCCGTCCTTCGGAGGATTGGGCGGGTACTTCAAGGTCACATGCAGGCCCGGCTTGTTTGGGATCAGCTTGGAGATGCCATCGCAAAAGCCATAGCTCATATCCAGCGCGCGGCCCACGTCGCGGATCGCCGCACGCGCGGCCATCGTGCCGAAAGTCGCAATCTGGCTCACCGCATTGCGGCCGTAGAGGTCCTTCACATAGTCGATCACCCGGTCCCGGTTGGCCTGGCAAAAGTCCACGTCAAAGTCGGGCATCGAGACGCGCTCTGGGTTCAGAAAGCGCTCGAACAGCAGGTTGTAGTGGATCGGGTCCAGATCGGTGATCTTGAGCACATAGGCCACCAGCGAGCCCGCCCCCGATCCCCGGCCCGGCCCCACCGGGCAGCCATTGTTCTTGGCCCAGTTGATAAAGTCCGCCACGATCAGGAAGTAGCCGGGAAAACCCATCTTCAAGATGATGCCCAGCTCGAACTCCAGCCGCTCGACATACTTGGCCCGCTCGGCCTCGCGCTTGGCCGCGTTGGGAAACAGCAGCTGCAGGCGCTCCTCCAGCCCGTCGAACGAGGCCTTGCGGAAATACGCGTCAATCGGCATGCCATTGGGCGTGGGGAAATCGGGCAGGAAGTACTTGCCCAGCTGCAGGGTGACGCTGCAGCGGCGGGCGATCTCGGCGGTATTGGCAATCGCGCTGGGCAGATCGGCGAACAGGGCCTCCATCTCGGCAGCAGATTTCAGGTACTGGTCGCGGGTAAAGCGCTTGACGCGCTTTTTATTGCCCAGGGTCTCGCCCTCGGCAATACAGACGCGGGCTTCGTGCGATTCAAAATCGGTAGGCTTGGTGAACTGCACCGGGTGCGTGGCCACGACTGGCAGTTTGAGATTGGCAGCCAGCGCGACCGCAGCGGCCACATGGCTTTCGTCATCGGCGCGGCCAGCGCGCTGCAGCTCGATATAGAAACGGTGCGGGAACAGCCCCGCCAGGCGCAGTGCCACGCCCCGGGCGGTCTTTTCATCCCCACGCATCAGCGCCTGGCCGACGGGGCCGGCCTGGGCGCCCGACAGCAGGATCAGGCCGTCTGACAGCTCCTCCAGCCAGGCCCAGGTGCACTGCGGCTGCGCTTTGATGGTGTCGGCCATCCAGATACGCGCCAGCAGTTCCGACAGGTTCAGGTAGCCCTGCTGGCTCTGGATCAGCACGATGATGCGCGACAGCGGCCCGCCTGCCACCTCAGGCTCCAAGGTCAGCTCGGCGCCCAGAAGGGGTTTGACACCTGCGCCGCGCCCGGCTTTGTAAAACTTGATGGCGCCAAACAGGCTGTTCAAATCGGTGAGCGCCATCGCCGGCTGGCTATCACCCGCAGCAAACTTGATCAAATCGCCCACGCGATTGGTGCTGTCGATGATGGAAAACTCGGAATGGATGCGAAGGTGTACGAACATATCCCTGCATTGTAGGAAAGCCGCAGCACCGCCGCTGCAAACCATGGCATATCCGGCGCGGAATGTTACACAGCCCTACAGGCGACAAGTCCGGCTCTGCGGCAGCGGGCTGCGCGCCGATTACAATGGCCCAGATCAGAGGGCGCGGCACGGGCTGCCCCGCTGCGTGGCGGGCTTTGCCGCCCCACGCAGTTTTTCAGCTTTCCGTCCATGGATTTCAAGCCAAAAATGCTGTTTGCGTACCCCAAATCGAAGGTTCCCGCTATCGCTTCTGTAGCACTTGCCGCGTTGCTGGCAGGCTGTTCATCGACCGATGTGGATCCCACCGCCGGCTGGAGCCCGAACAAGATTTATTCGGAAGCGCGTGACGAGGCGTCGTCCGGCTCGTTCGACAAGGCCATTCCGCTGTATGAAAAGCTCGAAGGCCGTGCCGCTGGCACCGCGATGGCGCAGCAAGCCCAGCTGGAAAAGGCCTATTCCCAGTACAAGAGCGGTGAAAAGGCCCAGGCCATTGCCACGTTGGACCGCTTTGTCAAGCTCCACCCCGCCAGCGAAGGCGTGGACTATGCGCTCTACCTCAAGGGCCTGGTGAACTTCAACGAAAACCTGGGTCTTTTCTCCTGGGTGTCCAAGCAGGACCTGTCCGAGCGCGACCAGAAGGCCGCCAAGGATTCGTTCGAATCGTTCCGTGAGCTGACCACGCGCTTTCCCGAGTCCAAGTACGCGCCCGACGCTGAAAAGCGCATGCGCTACATCGTCAACTCGCTGGCTCAGTACGAAGTGCACGTCGCCCGCTACTACTACGAGCGCGGCGCCTATGTGGCCGCCGTCAACCGCGCGCAAGCCGCTATTGCCGACTACAAGGAAGTGCCTGCACAAGAGGACGCGCTCTACATCCTGATGCTGTCCTACGAGCGCCTGAACATGGCCGACATGGCCGCCGACACCAAGCGCGTGCTGGAAGCGAGCTACCCCAACACCCGCCTACTGGCCAATGGCTTCCGCAAGGAAGAGCGCCCCTGGTGGAAGATGTGGTGATGCTACGCGCCTGAGGCGCGTGATTAGATAGCCAAGCGGCTGCTGCGGGTCACCACTTGCAGCAGCCGTTTTCTTACGGCCGGAGCTCTTTTTCTGCCAAGGTTTGCAAAAACGCCGGCAAGGCTGCGTCATCCAGACTGGGCAGCGGCGGCAGCGCCGCCAGCAAGGCCGCGCCATAGCTGCGGCTGTGCAGGCGTTCATCGGCGATCACCACCACACCCTGGTCGCTGGCAGACCGAATCAGCCGCCCAACGCCCTGGCGCAGCTGCATCGCCGTTTGCGGCAGGACATAGCGCTCGAAAGCATCCCGGCCCGCAGCCCGCAGCGCCTGCACGCGCGCTGCATGCAGAACATCATGGCGCGGCGGAAACGGCAGTTTGTCGATCACCAGGAGCTGCAGCGCCTCGCCAGGCAGATCGACCCCCTCCCACAGGCCCAGGGTGCCCACCAGCACGCGGCCGGTATTGCCGCCGGGCGCCGTGCGCATGGCCTGCAGCAGGCTGCGCTTGGGCTGCTCGCCCTGCTGCAGCACGGTGATGGCCTGGCCCTGCAGGCCCTGGCGCAAGGCCTGGGCCAAGGCCTGCATGGCAGCCGTTGATGTGCACAGCACCATGCAGCGCCCGCCCAGCGCCTTCAGATGAGGCAGCAGCCACTGGGCCAGTGCCTGCGCGCGCTCGGCCGCCGGTGCATCCGTGCCGGGCAGGCCCTGGGGCACCACGAGCCGGGCCTGTTGGCCCCAGTCGAAATGGCTGCGCAAGCGCAGGCTGGCGAGCAAGAGCGCATCACCAGTCTCACTGTTATCGCTGCTGTCACTGCGCAAGCCCAGGCCCTGGGCAAACCAGGTCAGCGCCGCATCATCGCCCAAGGTGGCCGAGGTAAACAGCCAGCGCTGCACGCCCTGACCCAGCCAGCTGCTGGCCTGCACCTGGGGGCCCAGCGCCTGCAGCGCCTGCCACAGCCACAGGGGCGACTCCCGAAAGCCCTGGCGCCAGGCATAGCGCCCATGGGCCTGCAGGTCGCCCGCCTGGCCCGCGCGCACATAACCGGGGGAATCCCACCAGCGCACCCGGTCCTGGCCGCCGCCCTGGGCCCACTGGCGCAAGGCCTGCAGCATCACATCGCCCTGGCCTGCCAGCTGGGCCACTGCGGCCGCACTGCCGGCCACCCCTTGCAAGGCGGCGACCAGGGCCGATAGCAGGTTGTGCAGGTTGACCAGCGCCTGGCGGCCTGTGGTGCGGCTTGCCGCATCGGTGAGGGCATCGGCGGGGCCCAGCAAGCGCTGCTCGGCCCCCATCCACTGCACCAAGGCCTGCTGCACCTGCTGCAGCAGGGCATGCCAGGGCGCAAAGCCGCGTGCATGCAGGCTGGTCTCGCGCTCCACCGTCTGGAGGTAGTCGCGCATATCGCCCACATTCAGGCCCTTGGCCAGCACTTTGAGGCCAATGGCCTGCAGCTGGTGGGCCTCGTCCATCACCATGGTCTGCGCCAGCGGCACAAAGCCGTGTCTCACCCCCAGCATCTGGCGGTGGCGCAGCTCGCTGAAAAACAGATGGTGGTTGATCACCAGAATATCGGCCTGCGCGGCGCGGGCCCGGGCCTGGTTGGAAAAGCAGCGCTCAAAGTGGCTGCAGCGCTGGCCCAGGCAT encodes the following:
- the clpA gene encoding ATP-dependent Clp protease ATP-binding subunit ClpA — encoded protein: MIAQELEVSLHMAFVEARQQRHEFITVEHLLLALLDNPSASEVLRACSANIDDLRASLTNFIKDNAPQVAGEDEVDTQPTLGFQRVIQRAIMHVQSTGNGKKEVTGANVLVAIFGEKDSHAVYYLHQQGVTRLDVVNYIAHGIKKNDTPELPKSESSSDAEEVGSNSAERAEKASPLEQFTVNLNQQAKDGKIDPLIGRQYEVERTIQILCRRRKNNPLLVGEAGVGKTAIAEGLAWRITQEDVPEVLAEATVYSLDMGSLLAGTKYRGDFEQRLKGVLKALKDKPHAILFIDEIHTLIGAGAASGGTLDASNLLKPALSSGQLKCIGATTFTEYRGIFEKDAALSRRFQKVDVVEPTVPETIDILKGLKSRFEEHHNVKYAVAALQAAAELSAKFINDRHLPDKAIDVIDEAGAAQRILAPSKRKKTIGKTEIEEIVAKIARIPPANVSNDDRGKLQTLERDLRSVVFGQDKALEVLSSAVKMARSGLGKVDKPIGSFLFSGPTGVGKTEAAKQLAYILGIDLIRFDMSEYMERHAVSRLIGAPPGYVGFDQGGLLTEAVTKKPHAVLLLDEIEKAHPDIFNVLLQVMDHGTLTDNNGRKADFRNVIIIMTTNAGAETMNKAVIGFTNPRAAGDEMGDIKRLFTPEFRNRLDAIVSFKPLDEQVILRVVDKFLLQLEQQLAEKKVEVTFSDKLRKHLAKTGFDPLMGARPMQRLIQDTIRRSLADELLFGRLTDGGRLSVDWDDSNADKPEVMLDIQPLPKKERAKQEPAEPEEEVAAD
- the clpS gene encoding ATP-dependent Clp protease adapter ClpS — its product is MISMATKPVVPPSPNLPATPQPPEDGGGALVVERIAQRVEPPKMYQVVMLNDDFTPMEFVIEVLQHFFGKSREAATQIMLKIHLDGKGVCGVYSHEIAETKVAQVMDAANGAGHPLQAVSEPVE
- the dnaE gene encoding DNA polymerase III subunit alpha, with product MFVHLRIHSEFSIIDSTNRVGDLIKFAAGDSQPAMALTDLNSLFGAIKFYKAGRGAGVKPLLGAELTLEPEVAGGPLSRIIVLIQSQQGYLNLSELLARIWMADTIKAQPQCTWAWLEELSDGLILLSGAQAGPVGQALMRGDEKTARGVALRLAGLFPHRFYIELQRAGRADDESHVAAAVALAANLKLPVVATHPVQFTKPTDFESHEARVCIAEGETLGNKKRVKRFTRDQYLKSAAEMEALFADLPSAIANTAEIARRCSVTLQLGKYFLPDFPTPNGMPIDAYFRKASFDGLEERLQLLFPNAAKREAERAKYVERLEFELGIILKMGFPGYFLIVADFINWAKNNGCPVGPGRGSGAGSLVAYVLKITDLDPIHYNLLFERFLNPERVSMPDFDVDFCQANRDRVIDYVKDLYGRNAVSQIATFGTMAARAAIRDVGRALDMSYGFCDGISKLIPNKPGLHVTLKYPPNPPKDGDKYTYAIKEEPILAERIEKEEDVKTLIEMAQKLEGMTRNIGMHAGGVVIAPGKLTDFCPLYQQPGSTSAVAMYDKDDVEAVGLVKFDFLGLATLTILEIAREFIIKRHKGQENFKFEEIPLDDARTYQLFSAGKTEAVFQFESRGMQQMLKEAKPSRLEDLIALNALYRPGPMDLIPSFVARKHGKEVVEYPHPLVEKVLSETYGIMVYQEQVMQTAQVLGGYSLGGADLLRRAMGKKKVEEMVQHRATFREGASKIGIDEAKADEVFDLMEKFAGYGFNKSHAAAYSLLAYHTGWLKVHYTAEFYCGNMTVEMDNTDKLKVLYEDALKMGVTFEMPDVNRGHHRFEPVTDKVIRYGLGAIKGTGQAAIEAIVAAREGKGTGPQGDTKGPFKSLFDFCLRVDRSKLNKRTVEALIKGGAFDSIQLNRRALIESVDVAFEFAATTHANANQGGLFDMMGDDAVGSSTQEPPLADVLPWGIKERLVQEKTAIGFYLSGHLFDEVELEVRQFVRTPISQLKDSREPQTVAGIISDMRVINGQRGKLVLFKIDDKSGVIEGSLDEATWNRHKEQLKDDEFVILSARIGQDHFSGGLRAKAQHVWGLADARARFGRYLLVNTDRHQPDVARLIQEFPAVEEHTDEGVLRHGLKIRLGVVCGQGQARAGVELNLGDAARFFPSDQAMAAWSQEAGHEAIKIVYESMA
- a CDS encoding outer membrane protein assembly factor BamD, with the translated sequence MLFAYPKSKVPAIASVALAALLAGCSSTDVDPTAGWSPNKIYSEARDEASSGSFDKAIPLYEKLEGRAAGTAMAQQAQLEKAYSQYKSGEKAQAIATLDRFVKLHPASEGVDYALYLKGLVNFNENLGLFSWVSKQDLSERDQKAAKDSFESFRELTTRFPESKYAPDAEKRMRYIVNSLAQYEVHVARYYYERGAYVAAVNRAQAAIADYKEVPAQEDALYILMLSYERLNMADMAADTKRVLEASYPNTRLLANGFRKEERPWWKMW
- a CDS encoding ATP-dependent DNA helicase is translated as MPRPPALAIDAPLRLRPQQEQMIAAIEAAWAQGQRVAIEAPTGTGKTYAYLIAALARQERFVVSTATRALQDQLVDRDIPALLAHQGLQRKVAVLKGRENYVCLLGLEQARSKLQGQHAGALAQVERWAQSTQGGDLSELDDISHLTSLVPHITASHDECLGQRCSHFERCFSNQARARAAQADILVINHHLFFSELRHRQMLGVRHGFVPLAQTMVMDEAHQLQAIGLKVLAKGLNVGDMRDYLQTVERETSLHARGFAPWHALLQQVQQALVQWMGAEQRLLGPADALTDAASRTTGRQALVNLHNLLSALVAALQGVAGSAAAVAQLAGQGDVMLQALRQWAQGGGQDRVRWWDSPGYVRAGQAGDLQAHGRYAWRQGFRESPLWLWQALQALGPQVQASSWLGQGVQRWLFTSATLGDDAALTWFAQGLGLRSDSSDNSETGDALLLASLRLRSHFDWGQQARLVVPQGLPGTDAPAAERAQALAQWLLPHLKALGGRCMVLCTSTAAMQALAQALRQGLQGQAITVLQQGEQPKRSLLQAMRTAPGGNTGRVLVGTLGLWEGVDLPGEALQLLVIDKLPFPPRHDVLHAARVQALRAAGRDAFERYVLPQTAMQLRQGVGRLIRSASDQGVVVIADERLHSRSYGAALLAALPPLPSLDDAALPAFLQTLAEKELRP